The following are encoded in a window of Methanobrevibacter ruminantium M1 genomic DNA:
- a CDS encoding CopG family transcriptional regulator: MSKEMKRIQVNFTKEQYELLQKLKGELGNSDSEVIKNITMAWLSEKSLISTTLKEKIFNNY; this comes from the coding sequence ATGAGTAAAGAAATGAAAAGAATACAAGTAAATTTTACAAAAGAACAGTATGAACTATTACAAAAACTTAAAGGAGAATTAGGAAACAGTGATTCAGAAGTTATAAAAAATATAACTATGGCTTGGCTAAGCGAAAAATCATTAATATCAACAACCCTAAAAGAAAAAATATTTAACAATTATTAA
- a CDS encoding DNA cytosine methyltransferase has translation MEKPTVIDLFCGIGGFSKGFEMAGFDVLFGIDIWDIAIETFQHNHKNTEGILADLTELDDDFFKQYTNKVDVIIAGPPCQGFSMCGKREVGDKRNELFQEVVRAVKIINPKIVIIENVVGLLSMENVDGEDVKGLIVSEFEKLGYETNYKILDASEHGVPQKRKRVIFIGSRIGDVEFPKPKDKKVSVMEALGNIPDTNFEYYDEPTNSFQELMADGEKKIYNHDAMKHNEKVLKRIENVPQGGNWQDIPPEIYDVGGTHSNNYRRLDPNKPSITIKHAIKSMIIHPTFNRVITAREAARLQSIPDSFIIKGNKTAQHQQLANAVPPLLGYEIGKQIIKKLN, from the coding sequence ATGGAAAAACCAACAGTTATTGATCTATTCTGTGGAATCGGAGGATTTAGTAAAGGATTTGAAATGGCAGGTTTCGATGTGTTATTTGGAATAGATATTTGGGATATTGCAATAGAAACATTCCAACATAATCATAAAAACACAGAGGGAATATTAGCAGATTTAACAGAATTAGATGATGATTTTTTTAAACAATACACAAATAAAGTTGATGTTATCATAGCAGGGCCACCTTGCCAAGGATTTTCAATGTGTGGAAAGAGAGAAGTTGGAGATAAAAGAAATGAACTGTTCCAAGAGGTAGTGAGAGCAGTTAAAATTATTAATCCTAAAATTGTTATTATTGAAAATGTAGTAGGCCTTCTTTCTATGGAAAATGTTGATGGTGAAGATGTTAAAGGACTTATAGTCTCTGAATTCGAAAAATTAGGCTATGAAACAAACTATAAAATACTAGATGCATCAGAACATGGAGTTCCTCAAAAAAGAAAAAGAGTAATTTTCATTGGTTCTAGAATTGGAGATGTTGAATTCCCAAAACCAAAAGATAAAAAAGTTTCTGTTATGGAAGCATTAGGCAACATTCCAGACACAAATTTTGAATATTATGATGAGCCAACAAATAGCTTTCAAGAGCTTATGGCTGATGGAGAAAAGAAAATCTATAACCATGACGCTATGAAACATAATGAAAAAGTGCTTAAAAGAATTGAAAACGTTCCTCAAGGAGGTAATTGGCAAGATATTCCTCCAGAAATCTATGATGTTGGTGGAACACATAGTAATAATTACAGACGTTTAGATCCAAATAAACCGTCTATAACTATCAAACATGCTATTAAATCTATGATAATTCACCCAACATTCAATAGAGTAATTACAGCAAGAGAAGCAGCTAGATTACAATCAATACCTGATAGTTTTATAATTAAAGGAAATAAAACTGCACAACATCAACAACTAGCTAACGCTGTTCCTCCATTATTAGGTTATGAGATTGGAAAGCAAATTATAAAAAAGTTAAATTAA
- a CDS encoding 5-methylcytosine restriction system specificity protein McrC → MKFLLYSANSYLNEIIKTTLILLLKQEIRKEQRRGIKNILLYFRDVDTLDTNSINWKIRYDRNNQNYQMIVGICYLTLKGLLQSDSKGEKKLMSFLDNQRMNRLYEKFILNYYKREHPDIKASSPKIEWQLDDDFGEMLPRMQTDITLEHKNKILIIDAKYYSSTTQTYYDKKTIHSHNLYQIFTYVKNKEVEVANEANGVELDNKVSGMLLYARTREKIYPDNDYLMSGNRISVKTLDLNQDFTLIKKQLDSIIEVYLKA, encoded by the coding sequence ATAAAATTTTTATTATATTCTGCCAATTCTTACTTGAATGAAATCATAAAGACCACATTGATTCTACTTTTAAAGCAAGAGATAAGAAAAGAACAAAGACGGGGCATAAAGAACATACTTTTATACTTCCGTGATGTGGATACGCTGGATACAAATTCCATAAATTGGAAAATCCGCTATGATAGGAATAATCAGAATTATCAGATGATTGTCGGCATTTGCTATCTTACACTTAAAGGACTCCTCCAGTCTGATAGTAAGGGTGAAAAGAAGCTTATGAGCTTTTTGGATAATCAAAGGATGAATAGGCTATATGAGAAATTCATTTTAAATTATTATAAGAGAGAGCATCCTGACATCAAGGCTTCCTCTCCTAAGATAGAATGGCAATTGGACGATGATTTTGGTGAAATGCTTCCTCGTATGCAGACAGATATCACTTTAGAGCATAAAAATAAGATATTGATTATTGATGCCAAGTATTATTCAAGCACCACTCAGACCTATTATGATAAAAAGACCATTCATTCACACAATCTCTATCAGATTTTTACCTATGTGAAAAATAAGGAAGTTGAAGTGGCTAATGAAGCAAATGGAGTGGAACTTGACAATAAGGTTTCTGGAATGTTACTTTATGCAAGAACAAGAGAAAAAATATATCCAGACAATGATTATTTAATGAGTGGAAATAGGATAAGCGTTAAAACCCTAGATTTAAACCAGGATTTTACTTTAATTAAGAAACAATTAGACAGCATTATAGAGGTTTATTTGAAGGCTTGA
- a CDS encoding Ig-like domain repeat protein has protein sequence MSEDIGINDNNGALIADVNFADDNNNALKAESNSASQNDASIDESANPTQDLVDTDNGLNQSITKSPLKSNTGLTVTKTIDNSSNHMPVDGFYDIGDTIYYTINITNNLEESIGNISVVENFPDGLIWEYIWFADDNPNWKNESNVFNYTKALEPEHSILLKIRMTGNKTGTYINTINVSSNLTSSQEFLSEEVTVYAPNLTITKVANDPIVTIGEIANFTINVTNNGNRPLSNLRIYEDPEESLFLNEFTNISGNWDSFANRGGDYGFSLDQLDIGESAAIIVSFLTTEIGNFTNNVYSNYPNPQVEANATVTVVPRIEKTVNATEIDMGESVEYNVYIDMTGANKLGIDDFKIKVTDILNEYFDLDKDSISSNWKYNRDEKAFEYMLSDIPESFEFNFAVYITERGNYTNTVSLKIGDLPEVSAESDVTHVRISDANIAETALDSTVNLQEQAVFIVNITNTGDKTFNPYELVVNDDYDEDALTYLSHEDITGKWIENIETDSLSFTLNSTLEVGESASFKLYFNTSKVGSYSNYVYININDKEDDSIVIVLALMNKSVNSREIDAGDSVEYNIFINLSGYQGPVKVEDLFNDTFALDKDTISENWHYDETENAFIFDLSDNPDTLNLSFNVTINEKGNYTNLAKLILSSDYPEITAEAPEVCVYKPDMTVTKTVNDTEIYIGDTVKYTVTIDNTGDRTLTNIIVKDELDPAFILDESSITEGWTYNKDNSSFTYNNNISVGESAILEFIVEISKEGKYTNIVNVSSPGVANKEARSEETVAKTIPTNICLENVTADPDSFVRIIINITADKGLINGTVNITFPDGTNEAVEITNGIGETVWYVPDNYASGNYSVFAYYEGNGTYLESEGQGNIEVIPYYTEISLSNVTAYPDSDVEIEINITAGDAKLINGTVTVSFPDGTNKTAEIINGTGNVNWTVPDDYKGNYSISASYPGGGNYLDSNATANIEVIAKISTQITADIPNAYPGEEIDISVNVTADNDVPFNGNITVNLPDGSKETVEIKDGKGNIAWTVPDNLDVGDYNLTLTFDGDNNYLPSNATSTLTVEKIKLLIIIDNITAHPKEDVTISVNVAIDDGSESDNSTKGSLSDNNLNKGALSDNNLNKGVLSNNDNKALLKAYISSAKGILSSNHLNDGDNFNGYVNITLPDNSTVEVQVKDGKAALNWTVPEGYEGEYPIKVTFNGNGKYLSASETGYITIEKIPTSIDLENIGTKPNREIIIPITIKTDDDVPFNGKVSVELPDGTIQTAEITEGIGNTTWTVPDDYNGEYNYTVRFEGDETYLPSNNTAIIKVDSKIPVEIIVGNITAKPKDKVTIPIEVITAEESLFNGNVTVRLPDGTEVTAQITNGEGSVEWTVPEDYNGTYSVSVRFDGDDTFLEADGTGFITVTPETPDNPVPPISPVSPDNPVAPAKHSANKPMPMDKTAPGNPIMALLIVLSSLIFVRRSRK, from the coding sequence ATGTCCGAAGATATTGGAATCAATGACAATAATGGTGCTTTGATAGCAGACGTTAACTTTGCTGATGACAATAATAATGCTTTAAAGGCTGAATCCAACTCTGCTAGTCAGAATGACGCTTCAATAGATGAATCTGCTAATCCCACTCAAGATCTTGTAGATACAGATAATGGATTAAACCAATCCATCACTAAAAGCCCACTAAAATCCAATACTGGCCTCACTGTTACAAAAACAATTGATAACAGCTCTAACCATATGCCTGTAGACGGATTTTACGACATTGGAGACACTATCTACTATACCATCAACATAACCAACAATCTAGAAGAAAGCATAGGCAATATCAGTGTTGTTGAAAACTTCCCTGATGGATTGATATGGGAATATATTTGGTTTGCTGATGACAATCCAAATTGGAAAAATGAGAGCAATGTATTCAATTATACAAAAGCATTAGAGCCTGAACATAGCATCCTTCTCAAGATACGTATGACAGGAAATAAAACAGGCACTTACATTAACACAATCAATGTAAGCTCCAACCTAACAAGCTCTCAAGAGTTCTTATCCGAAGAAGTGACTGTTTATGCTCCAAATTTAACAATTACAAAAGTGGCCAATGATCCAATCGTTACCATTGGAGAAATAGCAAACTTTACAATCAACGTTACCAATAACGGAAATAGGCCATTAAGTAATTTGCGTATCTATGAAGATCCTGAAGAATCATTATTCCTAAATGAGTTCACTAACATAAGTGGAAATTGGGACTCTTTTGCAAATCGTGGTGGAGATTACGGTTTTAGCTTGGACCAGCTGGATATAGGTGAATCTGCTGCTATAATAGTATCTTTTTTAACAACAGAAATTGGAAATTTCACCAATAATGTCTATAGCAACTATCCGAATCCTCAAGTAGAGGCAAATGCCACTGTCACAGTTGTTCCAAGAATTGAAAAGACTGTCAATGCCACTGAAATTGATATGGGAGAGTCTGTTGAATACAATGTTTACATCGACATGACAGGAGCCAATAAATTAGGCATTGATGACTTTAAAATCAAGGTCACCGACATTTTAAACGAATACTTCGATTTGGATAAAGATAGCATCTCCTCAAATTGGAAATATAATAGAGATGAAAAGGCCTTTGAATATATGCTAAGCGACATTCCAGAGTCATTTGAATTCAATTTTGCTGTATATATCACTGAAAGAGGAAATTACACCAACACAGTTTCCCTTAAAATAGGTGACCTGCCTGAAGTCAGTGCTGAGTCTGATGTCACTCATGTCAGAATAAGTGATGCAAATATCGCTGAAACTGCCCTAGATTCAACAGTAAATCTTCAAGAACAAGCGGTTTTCATTGTTAATATCACCAATACTGGAGATAAGACATTTAATCCTTATGAACTTGTTGTAAACGACGACTATGATGAAGATGCTCTAACTTACCTCAGTCATGAAGATATAACAGGCAAATGGATAGAGAATATTGAAACTGATTCCCTTTCATTTACATTGAATTCAACATTAGAGGTAGGAGAATCTGCAAGCTTTAAGCTTTACTTCAATACAAGCAAGGTAGGATCTTATTCCAATTATGTCTATATTAACATTAATGATAAAGAGGATGATTCAATAGTCATTGTATTAGCTCTCATGAACAAATCAGTCAATTCAAGAGAGATTGATGCAGGAGACTCTGTTGAGTATAATATCTTCATTAATTTAAGCGGATATCAAGGCCCTGTAAAGGTTGAAGACCTTTTCAATGATACATTTGCATTGGATAAGGACACTATCTCAGAGAATTGGCATTATGATGAAACAGAAAATGCTTTCATTTTCGATCTTAGCGACAATCCAGACACCTTAAACCTTAGCTTCAATGTTACAATCAATGAAAAAGGCAATTACACTAACCTTGCTAAGCTTATATTAAGTTCAGATTATCCTGAAATCACAGCTGAAGCTCCAGAGGTCTGTGTCTACAAGCCGGATATGACAGTGACAAAAACAGTAAACGACACTGAAATATATATCGGAGATACTGTAAAATACACTGTCACTATAGATAACACTGGAGATAGAACTTTAACAAACATTATTGTCAAAGACGAACTGGACCCTGCATTTATACTGGATGAATCCTCTATCACTGAAGGCTGGACTTACAACAAGGACAATTCTTCATTCACTTACAACAATAACATAAGCGTTGGAGAAAGCGCCATCTTAGAATTTATTGTTGAGATAAGCAAAGAAGGCAAATACACAAATATTGTAAATGTCTCAAGTCCAGGAGTTGCTAATAAAGAAGCTAGGTCTGAAGAAACCGTTGCTAAAACTATTCCGACCAATATCTGCCTAGAAAACGTGACTGCCGATCCAGACAGTTTTGTGAGAATAATAATCAACATAACTGCAGATAAAGGCTTAATTAATGGAACAGTAAACATTACTTTCCCTGATGGGACAAATGAAGCTGTAGAAATCACAAACGGAATTGGAGAAACAGTCTGGTATGTTCCTGATAATTATGCTTCAGGAAACTACAGTGTCTTTGCATATTATGAAGGCAATGGAACTTATTTAGAATCTGAAGGCCAAGGAAATATTGAAGTTATTCCATATTACACTGAAATAAGCCTATCTAATGTGACTGCTTATCCAGACAGTGATGTGGAAATAGAAATCAACATAACTGCAGGAGATGCTAAGCTTATAAATGGAACTGTAACTGTAAGTTTCCCAGACGGCACAAACAAAACTGCAGAAATAATCAATGGTACAGGAAATGTAAATTGGACTGTACCAGATGATTATAAGGGCAATTATTCCATAAGCGCAAGTTATCCTGGAGGTGGAAACTATCTGGATTCAAATGCCACAGCCAATATTGAAGTCATAGCAAAGATCAGTACTCAAATCACAGCAGACATTCCTAATGCCTATCCGGGAGAGGAGATAGATATTTCTGTAAATGTCACAGCAGATAATGATGTACCATTCAATGGAAATATAACAGTGAATCTACCTGATGGCTCTAAAGAAACTGTAGAGATTAAAGACGGAAAAGGAAACATAGCTTGGACTGTTCCAGACAATTTGGATGTAGGAGATTATAATCTCACCCTCACTTTCGATGGAGATAATAATTACCTGCCTTCAAATGCAACAAGCACCCTAACAGTTGAAAAGATAAAATTACTCATCATTATAGATAACATTACTGCTCATCCAAAAGAGGATGTGACTATTTCTGTTAATGTTGCTATAGATGATGGTAGTGAGTCTGATAATTCAACTAAAGGTTCTTTATCTGATAACAATCTAAATAAGGGTGCTTTATCTGATAACAATCTAAATAAGGGTGTTTTATCCAATAATGATAATAAGGCTTTATTAAAGGCTTATATCAGTTCAGCTAAAGGCATTCTATCCAGCAACCATCTTAATGATGGAGATAATTTCAACGGCTATGTCAATATAACCTTACCAGACAATTCCACCGTTGAAGTTCAAGTCAAGGATGGAAAAGCTGCTCTCAATTGGACTGTACCAGAGGGATACGAAGGTGAATATCCAATAAAAGTCACTTTCAACGGCAATGGAAAATATCTATCTGCCAGCGAGACAGGATACATTACAATCGAAAAGATCCCAACTTCAATCGACCTTGAAAACATTGGAACAAAGCCAAACAGAGAAATCATAATTCCAATCACAATAAAAACTGATGATGACGTTCCATTCAATGGAAAAGTAAGTGTTGAACTGCCTGATGGCACAATTCAAACAGCAGAAATCACAGAGGGCATTGGAAACACAACATGGACTGTTCCAGATGATTATAATGGAGAATATAATTATACAGTAAGATTTGAAGGAGACGAAACCTACCTCCCATCAAACAATACTGCTATAATTAAGGTTGATTCCAAGATCCCAGTTGAAATAATTGTTGGAAACATTACAGCAAAACCAAAAGATAAGGTGACAATTCCTATTGAAGTAATCACTGCAGAAGAATCCTTATTTAATGGAAATGTAACTGTAAGATTGCCAGACGGAACTGAAGTCACTGCCCAAATCACTAATGGTGAAGGCAGTGTGGAATGGACAGTCCCAGAGGATTATAATGGAACTTATTCCGTTAGCGTAAGATTCGATGGAGATGATACATTCCTAGAGGCTGATGGAACTGGATTTATTACTGTAACTCCAGAGACTCCGGATAATCCAGTGCCTCCAATAAGTCCAGTAAGTCCAGATAATCCAGTAGCTCCAGCAAAACATTCAGCTAATAAGCCGATGCCAATGGATAAAACAGCTCCAGGTAATCCTATAATGGCATTGTTAATAGTGCTTTCAAGTTTAATTTTTGTAAGAAGAAGTAGAAAATAA
- a CDS encoding DNA cytosine methyltransferase yields MVSKKRAMQYTLEDFKEKNLDETEENDKDFTFIDLFSGIGGFRLAFESVGGKCVFSSDIDKWANETYYMNFGEYPHGDISEIPANQIPDHDILCAGFPCQPFSIGGYRKGFCDTRGTLFFEIERILKAKKPQMFLLENVKGLTNHDKGKTFKVIKESLWNLGYSIFYQVLNSKDYGVPQNRERIFIVGFKDNVNTFKFPLPFENKANINDLLEKNVKDHELSGIASDHLKKHYEEFLKNKKVNKNYPIFATEIRPSRCSIRNDGNSPCLTAKMGTGGNNVPVLVNENRKLTVRECLRLQGFPENYKIKDNYSQSYKQIGNSVTVPVVTLIAKEMIKYLN; encoded by the coding sequence ATGGTTTCAAAAAAAAGAGCAATGCAATACACATTAGAAGATTTTAAAGAGAAAAATCTTGATGAAACTGAAGAAAACGATAAAGATTTCACATTCATTGATTTATTTTCAGGTATTGGTGGGTTCAGATTAGCCTTTGAGTCAGTAGGTGGAAAATGTGTCTTTAGTTCAGATATTGACAAATGGGCCAATGAAACTTATTATATGAACTTTGGAGAATATCCTCATGGAGATATAAGTGAGATTCCTGCAAATCAAATACCTGATCATGACATTTTATGTGCAGGATTTCCATGCCAGCCATTTAGCATAGGAGGATATAGAAAAGGGTTTTGTGATACCAGAGGGACTTTATTTTTTGAAATTGAAAGAATACTTAAAGCTAAAAAACCCCAAATGTTCCTACTGGAAAACGTTAAAGGCTTAACAAACCATGACAAGGGAAAAACATTTAAAGTTATCAAGGAATCCTTATGGAATTTAGGATATTCAATATTTTACCAAGTTTTAAATTCAAAAGACTATGGAGTCCCTCAAAACAGGGAAAGAATATTCATAGTTGGGTTTAAAGACAATGTAAATACATTCAAGTTCCCATTACCTTTTGAAAATAAAGCCAATATTAATGATTTATTGGAAAAAAATGTTAAAGATCATGAGTTAAGTGGAATTGCTTCAGATCATCTAAAAAAGCATTATGAAGAATTCTTAAAAAATAAAAAAGTTAATAAAAATTATCCCATTTTCGCTACAGAAATTAGGCCTTCAAGATGTTCTATTAGGAATGATGGCAATTCTCCTTGTTTAACTGCTAAAATGGGTACTGGTGGCAATAATGTCCCGGTATTAGTAAATGAAAATAGGAAATTAACTGTTCGTGAGTGTTTAAGACTTCAAGGATTCCCAGAGAATTATAAAATTAAAGATAATTATTCTCAAAGCTATAAGCAGATTGGAAACAGTGTAACTGTTCCAGTTGTTACTTTGATAGCTAAGGAAATGATAAAATATTTAAATTAA
- a CDS encoding adhesin-like protein → MDFNNFKYLDELIHSGAKEINLDSDIILEDKEEQKYSDGIKLNIDNLVINGNGHIINAKEKTRIFYSTAQNITIKNIRLKNGKTNTIGGAIYNLKGKIKIIEATIKENQSKYGGSIYNDEGEMEIIKSTFTKNNAKSNGGAIHNYKGKMSIEESIINENTAKQGGAIHNYRAILSIENTTLRKNDAKDFGGAIFNDGNELKITESTIEENTSSQGGAIYNNIGEIIIKNSTITKNIAKIGGAIHSWNKLSIISSTLNKNKSYEYGGAIHNFDGEIFIKDSIITENISNKGGGIFSNNKKYKITTSTIENNESDNIHEIDSFLDMD, encoded by the coding sequence ATGGACTTTAATAATTTCAAATATCTTGATGAATTGATTCATAGTGGTGCAAAGGAAATAAATCTAGACTCAGACATAATCCTAGAGGACAAAGAAGAGCAAAAATATTCAGATGGAATTAAACTGAACATAGACAATCTAGTCATCAATGGAAATGGCCATATCATTAACGCCAAAGAAAAAACAAGAATATTCTATTCCACAGCCCAAAACATCACAATAAAAAACATTAGATTAAAAAATGGAAAAACAAATACAATAGGAGGAGCCATATACAACCTAAAGGGCAAAATAAAAATCATAGAAGCCACAATAAAAGAAAACCAATCAAAATATGGCGGATCCATATACAATGACGAAGGAGAAATGGAAATAATAAAGTCCACATTCACAAAAAACAATGCCAAATCAAATGGAGGGGCAATCCACAACTATAAAGGCAAGATGAGCATAGAGGAATCAATAATAAATGAAAACACCGCAAAGCAAGGAGGAGCAATCCACAACTATAGAGCCATTCTAAGCATAGAAAACACCACATTAAGAAAAAACGATGCAAAAGACTTTGGTGGAGCCATATTCAACGATGGCAATGAGTTAAAAATCACCGAAAGCACAATAGAAGAAAACACATCAAGCCAAGGAGGGGCAATATACAATAATATTGGAGAAATAATCATAAAAAACTCCACAATCACAAAAAACATAGCAAAAATAGGTGGAGCAATCCACAGCTGGAACAAATTAAGCATAATATCCTCCACACTCAATAAAAACAAATCATATGAGTATGGCGGCGCAATACATAATTTCGATGGAGAAATATTCATCAAAGACTCCATAATCACCGAAAACATATCAAACAAAGGTGGAGGAATATTCTCAAACAATAAAAAATACAAAATTACGACTTCCACCATCGAAAACAATGAATCTGACAATATCCATGAAATAGACTCATTTTTAGACATGGATTGA
- a CDS encoding BspA family leucine-rich repeat surface protein, with the protein MDFREELNKILKSDDEENNNLKSTENKIKDKKEDNNLKPIDNKIKDKKEDNNLKPIDNKIPNENKEPKEKKTPQKTDEERMQNRPKETIDHLKRFKELNTTTDSIFNISPYQVLIILKDGTNITDWKEIEDKKDILYISEDLSGESYISNKYRDLEGMRLIIAQGITSKVQFIESMFADCKSLIDVIGLETWDTSNLLSLENMFGGCSSLTSCDGLRYLDVSNVNDMTALFNDCYRLNDIDSLKEWNTSNLTKMWSMFAGCKSLKDLRPISNWNTSNVTNMTSLFTECESLNDINGIRSWDSSNLKDMGSLLWGCKSLTDISALSNWNTSNVRKMGRMFWNCESLTDISPLKDWNVSNVEDMVYMFVNCKSLKDLTPLSNWKPSKVIIMRSMFDGCSSIESLNGLENWNLENVTTVERMFDRCKSLSDVSALKSWNLSNDVIAGGIFNECPNVKENPLKKEIKDKNKPLHHIDLNIKFLDIYGTGWCLVKLGDIYSRASYITDVPYDCLSSIVNAIKNDENFHVDFNGEGWTFDVEADNEQCYFNFHGGEKHAFDTMNKYDLAIVIYRNIRDNLSSWKGWTHRDLSPLLNELCSLINENEADEN; encoded by the coding sequence ATGGATTTTAGAGAGGAATTAAATAAAATATTAAAATCTGATGATGAAGAAAATAATAATTTAAAATCAACTGAAAACAAAATAAAAGACAAAAAAGAAGACAACAACTTAAAACCAATCGATAACAAAATAAAAGACAAAAAAGAAGACAACAACTTAAAACCAATCGATAACAAAATCCCAAATGAAAATAAAGAACCTAAAGAGAAAAAAACTCCACAGAAAACTGATGAAGAACGAATGCAAAACAGACCTAAAGAAACCATAGACCATCTAAAAAGATTTAAAGAACTAAACACCACAACTGACAGCATATTTAATATAAGTCCATACCAAGTCCTAATCATCCTAAAAGATGGAACAAACATCACCGATTGGAAAGAGATAGAAGACAAAAAGGACATTCTCTATATCAGTGAAGACCTGTCTGGAGAGAGCTATATATCAAACAAATATAGAGACCTGGAAGGAATGCGCCTTATCATAGCCCAAGGGATTACAAGCAAAGTCCAATTTATCGAATCAATGTTTGCAGACTGCAAGTCCCTGATTGACGTAATCGGACTTGAAACATGGGACACTTCCAATCTATTAAGCTTGGAGAATATGTTTGGAGGATGCTCCAGCTTGACAAGCTGCGACGGTCTAAGGTATCTGGATGTCTCTAACGTCAATGACATGACCGCCCTATTCAATGACTGTTACCGCCTAAATGACATAGATTCACTAAAGGAATGGAACACATCCAATCTTACAAAGATGTGGAGCATGTTTGCAGGCTGCAAATCATTAAAGGACCTTAGACCAATAAGCAATTGGAACACAAGCAATGTTACAAACATGACCAGTCTCTTTACAGAATGCGAATCATTGAATGATATAAATGGCATCAGATCATGGGACAGCTCTAATCTAAAAGATATGGGAAGTCTCCTTTGGGGATGCAAATCCTTAACTGACATTTCAGCCTTAAGCAATTGGAACACAAGCAATGTTAGAAAAATGGGGCGCATGTTTTGGAACTGCGAATCCCTAACTGACATCAGCCCATTAAAGGATTGGAACGTCTCAAATGTTGAAGACATGGTCTATATGTTTGTAAACTGCAAATCCCTAAAGGACCTCACTCCGCTATCTAACTGGAAGCCTTCCAAAGTCATAATAATGAGAAGCATGTTTGACGGATGCTCCTCTATAGAAAGCCTGAATGGGCTTGAAAACTGGAATCTGGAAAATGTCACAACTGTAGAGAGGATGTTTGACAGATGCAAGTCCTTAAGTGACGTTTCTGCCTTAAAGTCATGGAATCTCTCAAATGATGTAATCGCCGGAGGAATCTTCAATGAATGTCCGAATGTGAAGGAAAATCCCCTTAAAAAAGAAATAAAAGACAAAAATAAGCCATTGCACCATATTGACCTAAATATCAAGTTTCTAGACATCTATGGAACAGGATGGTGCCTGGTCAAGCTGGGAGACATCTACAGCAGGGCATCATATATCACAGATGTGCCCTATGATTGCCTTAGCTCAATAGTAAATGCAATAAAGAATGATGAAAACTTCCATGTTGACTTCAATGGAGAGGGATGGACCTTTGATGTTGAAGCAGACAATGAACAGTGCTATTTTAATTTCCATGGAGGAGAAAAGCATGCATTTGACACAATGAACAAGTATGACCTTGCAATTGTAATATATAGAAACATAAGGGACAACCTTTCATCTTGGAAGGGATGGACACATAGGGACTTAAGTCCATTGCTTAATGAGCTATGCTCCCTGATTAATGAGAATGAAGCAGATGAAAATTAA
- a CDS encoding zinc-ribbon domain-containing protein, translated as MKYCFKCGAKLIEENQKFCIECGSNLEKRKEEHNKDLKESHKKYNPKKGESYNDYLNRIDSPIKDKIATEDEIIKESIAYKEYNPLKKRV; from the coding sequence ATGAAATACTGTTTTAAATGCGGAGCTAAATTGATAGAAGAGAACCAAAAGTTCTGCATAGAATGCGGTTCCAATCTGGAAAAGCGTAAAGAAGAGCACAATAAGGATTTAAAAGAGTCCCATAAGAAATACAATCCAAAAAAGGGCGAATCCTATAATGATTATCTAAATAGAATCGACTCACCAATAAAAGACAAAATAGCAACAGAAGATGAGATAATAAAAGAAAGCATTGCCTATAAAGAATACAATCCGCTAAAAAAAAGAGTCTGA